A window of Nicotiana sylvestris chromosome 8, ASM39365v2, whole genome shotgun sequence genomic DNA:
AAACTCATGAGTCACAGTTTGCTACCCAGCAAGAACAATCCCACTCTCTTGTGTATCACTCTTACCTATTTTATTTTCCtacaaagattgagaagcctgACCAAAATATggcacaggaagaaatgacccaaagagtgaaaagcttagaacaacagttgaaaaacatgcaagggttggcaggtcagaagagtattaccttcaaggatctatgtatattccccgatgtccacttgccactCGGTTTTAAAAtgcccaaatttgaaaagtatgatggacatggagaccccatagcccacctgaaaaggtattgcaatcagctAAGAGGTGCTGGAAGAAGTGAAgaattgctaatagcttattttggggaaagccttaagggagtagcctccgaatggtttatggatcaagacgtatctcgctggtatgtctgggatgacatggcacagtcctttgtcaaacagttccaatacaacatcgacaccGCActagaccgcaattccctttcaaacctgaagaagaaaccaactgaaagtttcagggaatatgctatCAAATTAAGAGAGCAAGCTGCTAGAGTTAATCCACCCATgaatgaccacgagctaatcattgTCTTTCTttaggctcaagagccagattattttcaaaacatgatgtccgcagtgggtaaatccttctcggaagcaatcaaaatgggggaaatgattgagaatggtcataagacaggcagaattataagtcaagcagttctcaaagccgcaactcaggctgtcctgattgaatctgataattttagtgacacgaatgTGAAGgacgaagaaatcatgatgacatcagggtcgagaagaggtcctaggagagcatctcgaaggtatgaccagCTTCGTCTGTTTTTTGATAATTCCCTtgagcactactatccacctcagaacccacaGTACTCTGTTGCTCTACCCCAGTATGTTGCCCAGCCACCAAGACACCCCAGAAGGCAAGCACCagcaccgcaaaatctccaccagtctccacaaaattttcaagtgccctataacccacatctaAGCCAGGGGTATAcaagggaacaaaggttgaaagataattttaaacCAATAGGAGAGTCATATGTAAgtttatttgagaagttaaagttttatgacatgattgcacccattcccccaaatcatgtggacccacgttcAAGAAGCTTTGACCCATCTAAAAGGTATGAAtatcattccaatgcccagggacATAATGTtaaaagctgtcgggatttgaaaagagaaatagaaaggatgatccagaaaaaactgattgtgatccaagacagtgacacccagaatatcacgcagaaTCATTTACCTGTACATGATGacgcacactttgtggggatgatgcctggtgacatgaaGTATGACAATCCTCTCGGGAACTTACcgactgaaattggagaaggccatggtgattctgatgagcaaatttgtggctaaatatcaagcttagcaattgaaaagtcattccctcctcactaggaaggaatcttggtagcttgttttgatgtttttctattaaatgggttatttcagggttgtgatccagattttatttgttttatcgagtcaaacccttctatccctccagtCTGTTCGTGTGAGTCTTGTCTGCatgttttgttgctattttcattcgccgagttattttagggttgtaacttaGATTTTAGGCTAtttgtcttgttgtttactcaatgaaatacagtttgtccttttgtatCATCTCATGCTTATTTTTTTTCCTGCTAGTTttagtgatatgacatgcatgcggaatttttggccagatcttagaaaatcGATTTAAGCTTTAATTGGATAACTAAGAAAAACACATTTTGAGGATGAAAAAGggttgaaatactttggaattaaggtcgagtaaaattcaccttcaaatcattgtgaagatcagGTTTGAGGATATTGAATCAATTGAAGCTTGGTCGAAAGTTTGGCATTAATGGATGGAAAGTGTCTTTCGACCACGACATACCAAGAAGATAAACATGTTCATCAATGCCTTGATTGCGAAAGGATACTATATTTGACATTCTCGAGGTCGGGAGGCCCGTTTTCTaatatccaaacactttatatcctttgctaCCCTTTTTGAGCAtgtattattttctttgaccgccctcttttggaatcaagtttagtcaagagtcaaaaaaaaaaaaaaaaaagagaaaaaaagtccatgtcccaagagtacaaactagggcaattcttagaaagttcaagtgaaaaaaatgaagaagaaaagaagagtgGAAGGTGCCCCCggaaaatagaagctggggcaacttgtttaaaacaaaaagaaaaaaaaatagttaggtcAAATGTTTGAACTATATTTGACTTGATTCTTTAAAGAAaagaatacgtaggcagcctcacgatttggtccaaccaaataagaattcaaagaaaaagaaaaaaaattcaaaaagattccCAGTATCTGAAACTAGGGCAGAGATTTTAtctcacttttgaaagagtcgattccaagagctGTAAATCTACAACCCTTCATTTTGAGTCaactttgagccttcatgccgacccttctatccaaccctatccaaaactttccaaataaagaccttccgATATACCTTCAAGAATgacaagagaagcatgcaatgagaaACGGTTGTCACGTGACATAGAACACTATCAAGTTgctcacaaaaaaaaaaagagaaaagaaaaaaaaatgagagagacttactAGTGAAACCCTCACGGGCAATGTAAGGCAATAATAagtagagataaataaatgagagaggcttgttggtgaaaaacCCCTCgaggcaccactagtcgaaaatgagtcatgaagctgatgcaaaggattgACACGAACAATCCCGATTACGAAGGTCATAGGAATGGAAAAGGAAAGATtagattagtttgatagatcagaccattaagtccaaaatgcatgccatgatcattaaggctagttactataaaaataaaaaaataaaaatcttcctTTTCTCCTTCTCAACAGAGGCATTACTTTGTATATTGTtttttgcatcattgtgtccttcactctgagtctgtccttgtcaaaacaagcaagaaaagattttaaaatcttctaccagcttttcagttgcacaaagtaaatttgtccagcacactcagttgttactgtcaacatgccttgagaATTCATGCTAAGGCATCCCCAAAAGTCTCTTGTTAGCCTACTTAGCTAAAGCAAGCAAAGATAATCTCAAGGTTAATAAGGGATTCTCTGTAGTACCAAACACGGACTATGGAGTGTGCACATTGTGCAAAAGGCACTTCCAATTTTGATTCTCTCTAACAGACAAATTGCTCCAAAAGCAAGAAGCCATTCAATATATCataaaaggtcacctaagcaaggatctccagttgggataaggctgattgagctacaaatacaaatggtactgggtgtgaaacaatcaaGGTTGATGCAGAGTAAAAGTTTCTTGAAACTGACTCAAGCCGATTAAGCAAAAGCCAAGTTgtccaagactcaaggccacaaaccgatcaccactttcaaaactgacaaaattttctttgtttgaaacaagaACAAAGCAGTGTAAGGAAAGTGGTcccaaaaaataaagaaaaaaaggaagggaaaagaaaagagaaaaagaaagaaaaataggaaaaaaagagaaaaagaagagaagacaAGAGCCGGCAAAAGGAAggttctcaaatctttgcctttatttgtcttgatAGTGtacataaaatcttgccattgctCTTCACATTTTTTCCTCCTAGGGTAATATATCCTAGTTTGATGGATTTCCtcccaataaaaatcttagtctgatgaatctttctcctaagataaaaaaaactcctagtctgatgaactttctcctaggatagatatCTTAGTCTGAtcaatctttctcctaagatagaaaacctagtgataggttacaagtaccttggggATAAGTACTTTACTTTGTGTTTTGAttatctaacaaacttaccatccagaaccatatagggaacctgttacacatttacaagaccctgatatcacaaagttccaggttggaatccagcccttgggaaagcaaggtgactgctattactgaatcaaaggacttgcaggagctgaccatagaagagctggttggaaatctgaagacctacgagatgaagaggaagatagacagtggaagaagagaaccaaagaaagaaaagaacatgGTACTCAAAGCtaaatgactcaagtgaggaagagAAAAAGGAACAGCTGTGAGAATAGGTCTCTACCAGTTCCAGAAGAGACTGTATAAAGTCAATTCTCTAGCaggaaagttgctgcctgcacacgctatTGTACAGGAACAGTGCAGCagtcaactttctgtggaagactttttacctaccttgcttacgtcattgtaagtgatgtcacacatgtataaatacaatcaaggaaggtaaaacaacttacttcatgagagaaccagataaagaaCTCGAAGCATGCatggtacaatcattcaagttaatcgactcaagataatctaGGCAGTGTGCCTTTAGATTTACAGGAACCAGATTAGGGATCTAATACCTTGGTGTTCCCTGATAGAAGTATAAGTCAACTGTACAGCTGGAAAGCAATTGCAGAAACTGACTGCCTGCAACTGTACACACAACAGTTCTACAAACAGTGCACCAGTCACTTTCCATTGAGAAGAGGTatgtactaaccaagatttgacatcactaaggtgatgtcttttgtaatataaacctggtgcaaggcacaagacaTCATTCTCCATGACTTGCAAAATCAGAAACGAAAATCCTCTCTCAAGTGCAAGAGCAACCTTTCTCAAGAACAAAGTTGCTTCAACCTCAAGGACcggatccaagattgaagatatcttaagtccttaggtttgttgagtctttgttatttgttcttcattgtaactcctatcttgatTTTTAGAAGCTATTTTTAGGAAACACAAAATCCGTAAACTCTCCAGTTTATGTTGTGattaggtttagtcataagttaaattctttgtaactacagagttataaagtggcttgtaatagtgttatttcaagttagagtgattgaagtctttgtaatagagttattacaaagtgtcttgtggtgagagtatcacaagttagtcaaagtctttgtaactagagagtcacaaagtgacttgtggtgagagtaccacaagttagttgagtttaatcctttgtaatagagtcattacaaagtgacTTATAATAGaggtttacaagttagtgaagttgaaagcctacaagtgtaggtcgtggtttttgtccccttgagttgggatttttccacctaaaatcctctgtgttctttacttATTGCCGAGATACTACGAGAA
This region includes:
- the LOC138876015 gene encoding uncharacterized protein, coding for MGQWPRTTLSSHGFPEFTLISTIAIPVSLSDQSYPPGFSHYPNCTTIAGTSVVRSQSLPLTTNQTTTTVMPIFTIPQLTVVQKKTHESQFATQQEQSHSLVYHSYLFYFPTKIEKPDQNMAQEEMTQRVKSLEQQLKNMQGLAGQKSITFKDLCIFPDVHLPLGFKMPKFEKYDGHGDPIAHLKRYCNQLRGAGRSEELLIAYFGESLKGVASEWFMDQDVSRWYVWDDMAQSFVKQFQYNIDTALDRNSLSNLKKKPTESFREYAIKLREQAARVNPPMNDHELIIVFL